A segment of the Cydia splendana chromosome 16, ilCydSple1.2, whole genome shotgun sequence genome:
aaatacttatctctcaaagaaaacgcaaatacctaccgtttagatacctacacaaaaatacaatggaatgaccttcaacgcgccgctcctCGCACCGCGCTCACCGGCACAAAGCTAGGGTTGCCGACGCGACCTATAGAAATGATTTTacacataagtacctacctacttacctaaactaTAGATTACGTAAGGTCGTGGTACTTTAGCTCCCCAAAATAACTCGGACCAAGATAAGTtgcaataagtaattaataattaaataaaataggtattccGCGCGTAAAATTATGAAACGCATAATTTCATTCCGACGAGTGACTGCgaaacattttaaaaggtcatatctCCCTGTactaaccgcagtgtttacgtcGTTTTATAAATCGCACAATGAATCAATACAACCTACGTAGCTTGCAACTATCgtataaatgatatttataccTATTGAGAATGTCTACTTACTTTTCCTAGCTATCAAAGagcaaaaacggtttttttttattagttttgttgtttttgcatCCCGCACTTTTGCATGCACACTACAAGCTGTGTTATTTTGTTCGTGACGAAGACACTTTCGCATACATTTTGATATATTCGAGCGGGCAGCGACGCGACGTGCgtgcgtgagcgcgtgtggcaaccaactggctcgcttttctaccgtgaacgggagtaGTTTCGTAGATATAAATCCGAACTCGcgcggagagttccataggcctgctacAGGTCGCAGaagagactgcaatgcacatttaatggcctcctagcctagtcagtAGTGACcattagggtgattcacttttatatggagaaaaaaaagttgtaatatttttcctgactttgctcaccaatggagtctccccacactaaaaactatctatttcaattttcaaaacaatcgaataacgtttagaggttgcacaagttgaaaaggtagagtgagaaccccatacattgcgtgaaaatgaactatgttctaaaatcacaaaatataatgaactgatactaaaataaaatgagaaaactgaattttgcgtctaaaacacgaaaaaagcacttttcctttggaaacaggtggaaaaactgaaaaatcttaattagaacatttatcgagtaaccaaaatccaagtttattactaattttaaaatttatttttatgtagaaggttcagtatcacactactctccactttgatggtagccgcttaaaccattttctaccctccgatgtagagtcgttggttatttgaaaaatctttgttgatgttgtgcaacctctaaatgttgaccgattttaatttcttttaacgtataatatttttttatcagttagaacaagaattcgagcaaagtcagatgaaaatcgaaaattcggaaaaatgaaacaccctagtgaccatgcctacgaagcaggaggtcccgggttcgaatcctggtaagggcatttgtttgtgtgttcatcacaaatatttgttcctgatgagttatggatgttttctatgtatagtatttattatatatatagtcgtctagtacccacaacacaagccttagggctcatttagacgatgcgagaactcgcatgcgagtttcattacatggCGGGTTTTGGCGGGCTAAcaatccgcaatgtaactaaaatcgcatgcgagttcgcgcgccgtctaaatcagccctttaTTGGGACCGTGGCACCGTGGGACTAGGTCCGTAGGTCGATctatgtaaaattgtcctatattttgtattgttttcttttattgaggtgtgcaaataagagtatttgtattgtattgtaatatcTCTTTTAGTTAAGTTAGATAATGATGATGCTGACTGTTCTAAAATGTCAGCGACATGGAATTACACAATTGATATATTATCGCAACATTAATAAAAGGTTAAATAGGTATGTTATTGATATTTGGTTGTTATCTTAtccatttttaattttgaatgacACAATAACACAAACAATTGCAGAATACGTATAAGTGGAAAATTTTCGATTATCACATTTATCACGAATATGACAGTTATGGATTGACCCTTATCAATACGccttatataagttatataaaaCAAggccccccgccgcgtctgcatgtctgtttgtatgttcgcgataaactctaaAACTACTAAACAGATTTTcctgcggttttcacttatcaatagagtgattcttgtaaaaggtttaggtgtataatttgttgacccgcgcgaagccggggcgggtcgctagtatatatGAAGCTAAGACCTATAGTTTAAGTGGTAGTCTTAATgacatatattataaataaataaatattataggacattcttacacagattgactaagtcccacagtaacagacaacgatatatataatatataaatatgtacttaaatacatagaaaacaaccatgactcaggaacaaatatctgtgtcatcacacaaataaatgcccttactgggattcgaacccaggaccatcggcttcacaggcagggtcactacccactaggccagactggtcgacAAATAttatccttggtacaatgcctcattggcctattttaaatttaggctagttatttatttacatagtttagtagtaccactgtatatgtatatattttatgtaaacgcattatatagaatagaatagaatagaaatcatttattcagacaACACATCAATACAAATAACACATCTATATACAAGTACAGTGCAAAGATAAGTAAACAAAACAGTGGAAATAGAGATGTGAAGCCGAAATGTTCTCCACTCAGCAATGCAGCTGGCACGACTAGCGTGGTCAACGGCGCTGGTTTTCTGTGGAGCCAGCGGAGTGTGCGGGACAGCATAGTGCGGGACACGTGGACGAcgtgaataaataatatttaatactattataaatatattcatCAAATACAgagacttaaatatttattgcagGGGTGCAGAGCCTTCGTGAACTTGTTCACAAGGATCGGTCACAGCTGACTCTAAAAGAGTCGGGATGCGACAGAGATGGCTTCAAAAAGGTGGAGAGGAGAAAGAAGCCAGCTCGTCCGAATCAGTGCggtaccgcaccgactggacctaaccatttgctgcgtcctgcaacaccgacgacgctgctgtatgtgtcccgattacactaccttacgaaggtcgaggagatcgtgaagtatgtacgagccaagtccggattcatcctgagggtcgtgaagttggaatctcgacacagtgtgaattttaattcttttgtgctgagcgttccgactgaacatctagcgaccttcaccaaggaggagttttggccgaagggtgtcaagttccggcggttccgcggccggctccctcacactgcggggttgcgaactgcatcgcacccataattgtgtttttagttttaagatatattttgtaataatatgtatgctagttttaaggtatttatctattatCTCTATATATCTATGGgcaaatgttttcattcattttcattcattcattcataggtacctaagtatgaaATTTAAGAGTCAATTAATTACTGTCAAATACGGGATTTGAGATTGCGACGACGCGACGACTAGGTATGTGTATTAATTAGGCTAAAGTTGTATTTAAATTGATCGGAATAATTAATGTAAGTCGAACCTAAATAAAAACTGTagctttattaaataaattactataAATAGGACAAATGATAGTGTATTGAAAGTATATATCTTTATCAACTTTGGTGATTGTATTAATCATATCACAATAACGATGCTTCTTGATACCTGATCTGCAGGCATAACATCAGTTACAACCTGCTACCTGTACAAGAAAGTCGTGTTAAACAAATATACAATGACAAAAGGAgagcaaaaatttaaaaaaattcttctagacatagcaaaaaaagaaaattatcTACTAAGTAAAATCGATGTCAAGCCAATCTCTTCTGAAGGAGCCAACTACACATCAGAATTATTCTTGGTCACAATTTCAGAAAATCTAAAACcggatataaatatttttgccaAAGCTGCTACTCTAAGCGAGGACGCAAGAAATAACAATGACGTCCTATCCATGGTATACGAAAAAGAAGCACTTTTCTATACTGAACTGGCCGTAAACTTCGAAAGACTTTACAATAAGTGCAAAGTCCCTGCAGAAGACAGATTGTATATACCCAAATATTACGGGCATTTATTAGATCCTTACGAGGAAATTCTGGCACTGGAGAATCTTGAGGCAAAAGGATTTAAAATCTTTGATAGAATGAAGACATTTAACTGGGATTATGCATCAACAGCTGTTACTGAGTTGGCTAAATTCCACGCACTTGGACTAGCATTGCGTGATGAGAGCCCTCATGAATTCACAAAATTAATCAGCCGATTGAAATCTGATGAACCCGAGAACCAGCTGAACTTTTATATAAAATTGGCGCTTGAGAATGGATGTAAAGGATTACATGATGATTATAAGGAGCGTCTGCATAAGTTTTTTTATTCTACCGAGAATTTGGTGGAGCTTAAAAAGATAAAGGAAGATGAAACGTTATTGATTCATGGAGACTTTAAGACAAGCAATCTGATGCACAGGCGTCGCGtgagttttatttgttttctttttcttcttctacctagcgttttcccggccttaGCCAAGGTCCGATTTCCTACTTACCTTTCTCCAATTTGCTCGATCCTGGGCGTCCTCTCATGTGAGCCCGTTTACGCTCATATCTGCTTTCACGACATCGATGCATCGTTTTTTTGGCCGTCTAGCTAGGGCTAGGTTAAGGCATATGTTTCCTACGTAGTCAGGCTGGCCTGCGACATAAGTGGCCGAACCACCAGGCGACATTCTGGGAGCTTGGAGAACAAAATagctcataagtcaaaaaccTGTTTTCATTGCAGGCAAATGACAAGAATAACCTCAAAGAAAAAGCAATTTAATTTCGCCTGGGCTTGCCTAGCTGACagttatttactatattttacAGAACGGAAAGCTGGAGATAGCTCCTCTAGACTATCAAACCTTCCGGGTTGGAAACCCAGTAGTCGACCTCATGTATTTTGTCTTCTGCGGCTCTGATGAGAAGTTCCGCCGTTTCCACTACCAGAGGCTTATGGACCACTACTTCACCCAGCTGACCTTGGCGTTGCGGCAGCTTCATGTGGACGTGGAGAAGGTGTATCCTAGGGAGACGTTTGATGCTGATCTGATTAAGGTAAGGCCCACTGTAATGCGAGGCATGACCTCATGaccatatacagggtgtccctagccattggacaaagccgaaatgtacatatgcattagggtatttagaaccagtatacaaagtatcataacaatcggtgtagcggttacgaagaaattaacaaattacgatttttttcctttggagcaacctgtaagtaagtaagtaagtaagtaatcatttattgtcagATTGTGCAATGTCAGTATACAGATGttacaatattatttgattAGAGAGTGTCACAATCAACCGGTTTACGGTATACAATGTCCTTATTCCTAAAATACATATAGTACAGTTCAAATAACCTTAAGATTAAACTAAAAAATGTCTGAGgtacaaaatacatataatataaaaaaaaaactattcaaccctacaatcataatattataaagcaacattattgtttattacctactagctatattattaattactatgtcaattaaatattattataatttacattgttatTAAGGTCAATATTCATAAGATAGGTATCATTCACATGTCAAGCGTTAGAATTGTTCTATCTTGAGAAAAAAATCATTGATATTGTAAAAACATTCAGTTAGGAGAAAGGATCTTAACTTGGAGAAAAATTTGTTGTTTGGCAACTCTGTCCATGACATAGGAAGTGCATTATAAATACGAACAGCCATGTAGTAGCAATTTTTCTTACTCACTTCTAATTTACATTTTGGGACTACTAAAGCTTTATGTGTGACTGTGCGCTTTCCAATGttacatttctgatcaaataattctaaattgcatttaacgaATTTACATATCTCTAAGATGTATAAGCTCGGAACTGTCAGGATTCCATACTGTTTAAACAACGGCCTACATGACTCTGACCACTTGACCCCCGCTATAGCcctaacacattttttttgtgctaTGAAAGCTTGTTTTACATTTGTGCCATTACCCCATAATACTATTCCATAACGAAGTGCAGAAGCAACATAGCTATGATAAACGAGTAGCGCAGTTTTGTCTGAAGTCATTCGCTTCAGTTTTTTTATggcataaataaatttattaattttagtggAAACTACGTCGATTTGTTGTTTCCAATTTAAATACTGGTCTACATCAATGCCTAGGAAAATTGTATGTGCTACTTCTTCGATTTGCTCAGTAcccatttttatatttaatggcATCCTTTTACTATTTCTTGTAGCAAATCGAACTAGTTTAGTTTTTGAAGCATTCATACATAGACCATTCCGATTTAACCAATCACCTACATCAATCAGAGTAGCATTTATGTTCTCTTTCAGGTCATTGTCGTTTTTACCTCTAATAACTATCgttgtatgtgtatgtatgtgttagtagctcctgaggtaataagtagtataaaaccttcttcgaccgttatgattatctttttatttatgacattaataagattctgacttttgacaaatgccatcattgccgcacattttcaaacaaattgtcaaaagcactgccaatgattaatacagtatgtttctttttgttgtcgattattggaaataacttgtGTTtgatcatttatttttttatcttttgttctaattaaaaacatattaccgttagagcatttctgagaagtaaccctacgtgggatttcagggtttgtcctaTGGCTAAGGTCATCCTGTATACTAGTGCTAGATTAATTAAATATGCACTCAAGTATTATCGATACTAAGCAATATCTAAATAATAAACCGTAAAATCGTAATCAAGTGGTTTTTTTGAGTAGTTTCGAAATTTGTCACAACTCACTTAAGGAGCCTACTTAGTACCTAGTATAGGGTTTGCTGGGCAACATAATCCCGAGATTTCACAGAGGCACCATTTTCTACAAAGGCGGCTGACATCTGACTTTCTAACTCAGAAGATAGAACCTCATTGAGTTAATTCCGGtatcctcacgatgtttccctTTACCGAAAGGCAACaggtaaacatcaaatgatgTTTCACGCATAAGTTCCAAAAATAACATTTGTATAGgctgggatttgaacccgcgagcTATGGCTTAGTTCTacaatattcatattttttaagCCCTGAAAAGATCTGTTGCCGTACGTTGCATTTATCCctccaaataaaaataaatgtgttaCACTATCTGTTAACTATGTCATTTCGTGTGATGTTGGATAGAATTGTTCTATGTCTATGTAAAATATGATAATTCTTAACAAACTGCTTTCCTATTTTCAGGTGAGACCCCTAGGTCTATTCCTAGGTCTATTAATGGTGGGGATAGTAACTGTGGCCCCAGAAGAAGCGCCGAATCTGGATAGCGACATTAACACAATAATGCAGGTGAGTTTACCAATGACTGCAAGTTTCCTTTCTGAGCATTTcacataatataggtaatatTAGTCATTTAATGCAACAAATGCTTGCTAAGCAAAAAGCTGCTTCTTGAAAACTATTAAAAAAGGAGAAAGAAGAAAGATGTTGAGGCACCTGTAAAGACAAAAAGAAAAATTGAAGCAGGAACAAGACCCAAGACATCCTCTCCACGACCACAACCTACCATCGTCTGGTCTAAACTGCCGTAGGAGCTTTATGGATGACTCACTTTAGACCGGgacgggcccgggccgaggcgtccaacatgtcattttctatgacggctgaccggtgatcacgtggtgctttccatagaaaacgaagcgccggcaGCTCCGGCCTggtttaacgtgagtcatcctttatgagGTGTGACGTGAGTCATCCTGTAGCCATCCGGATTCCACAGTCCTAGAATAGACTTGACCAAAACGAATGTATCCGAGCACCCCCCTGATGACTTCGTTTGCCCCGCTGAAACGTTCCCCACTGGGCATCAGCAACCGTGGCCGATCTGGAAAGCCTAATAGACAATCGAAACTTTAAAGACCATTTTAGAAAATAAGCGGTAGCAAGGATAAATAAAGGAAAGCTGATGAATTAAAAGCAAAAGTTAACGTTACGATTTCCGATaggaaataaatgcattttatttaatttcaggtGAAACCCAACCAGATTGCTGTGGAACGTATAAGTGGAATCGTGAGAGACTTCATTCGATGGGGAGTGTTATAAAGAGTTCTTAATAAATCTGATAAATACTAAATTGGAAATATTTCTTTTGAAATCACATTACCTACTTATCTGCCTGCCTTAACTTACCTTTATATtatacatgtatgtatgtataaattgtatatgtgcatatatattatgttttgtatttttgtacgtatattttattttaacgttTATACAAATTGTTTATATCTTCAGTTTGTTAATTTACTTATATATCGGCACTATCCGTTCAGAGTCTTAAGCACGTTGtatggaagagatcgctttttagcgataagataTTCGCTCTGTGCATGCACAGTCATGCACAGAGTGAAATCAGTTAGGgcggtattccatctgtccacaatatctttgtccaatgtgtattgcgtctcacatttttcttaatgagagacgcaatgacattggacatagaaattggacaggtggtaTACCAATCTTAGTCGTTGCCGAGTCATTATATCAACGGAATTAACTTACCTACTCATGAATAGGCATTTGGGCAAGTTGCTGACACTTTGGACCAAGTTCCCGAACTGCTCAAGTAACGTTATGCTCCACTTGCGGCTCGAAATTTCACCCTGTTCCCAAGAAAAGTGCAGCTGGCACACAAGAAACGGCAAGttgagggttccgtagtcaaaatGGTAAAAACGGAAACCTTAGAGTTTCCTAATGTCCgcctgtccgtctgtatgtcacagccattttACTCGAAAATTGTAAGGTATATTTTAAGGggccacgccaatgaccttcgatctcaatcccttagttttctaatgcttttgtagcttattagggcgagcgaagcgagccctatcactattcgacaaactatgcattcttgtggtacactttacggaaaaactatcgcactgttaggtttgagatttaacatagtaatttaaattcatatctagatgtgttatcaaacataaaaatatcattttataaacataaaaaataaataaaagggtcaataatgtgtattactactagcgccatctgttggcctaatgttggttatttattttcctaacagatggcgttagtagtaacaaGGTTAAAGGTTGTTCCGTTAAAAATGCGCTGGGTTTTTGGCTCAGTATAATTGGGTAATTGACTACTAATCAaatgagtttcttttttcgaactgtcaaaacgatttgctactaaggaatttacatgaaacactagcatgtgacgtcacaatcaaattacctactctttatagttttatacgggatttaaaataaaaatgtgactaaaaattagtgtccgaccgaaggttcggtttcggtttcggtttcggccagtttcggccaaaaaatcatgtttcggctgtagtttcggtttcggccaaaaaacggccgaacctttcggccgggccgaaacttacgaaatggtacttcgtactatgaaactaaactatgtgacaaagaccaaaagttggggaataagtaggacaacaatattaatatgtacctacatatactgattcatgtataggtacagtaattaattggtttattgtcaaaacacaattccactaatgagggcgccactagacgcagtcttaagaggctgttaatacctataacgtgcacactgtctaattgtatcagagttaatgagatagcactgtcgcatgttactgggcctgggcaaaggaataataagaaaactcatcatcttcctcgcgtaatcccggaatttttgccacggctcatgggagcctggggtccaattgacaactaatcccaagaattggcataggcactagtttttacgaaagcgactgccatcagactgaccttcgaacccagagagtaaactaggccttattgggactagtccggctccctcgcgatgtttttccttcaccgaaaagcaaatagtaaatatcaaatgatatttcgtatacctataagttccgaaaaactcattggtacgagctggggtttaTACCTGCGaccttaccgctaggccaccagcgctcaaggaaatatctcgctttttaatacaatggacattggttggagtctgtgctcaactacttatcctgaagcctgaagcgcGGCTTTGACTTctcatgaaagttcgcctcactgggacacttcggacttttaggcccaggtgaagatcggtacccggccttgcgatattttagcaaaaaatttcgcgctcgctgcgctcgcgtttttggttgaccctgtatctacatgttagcttgactgatggtgaatgaatagagttagactaagaaaattatgcaattattttgatagcatacgcagtgcaactagtgcaaatgttatttatacgtcataactcataatttcatagaagttttgacgtttaaaataacacttgcactgcgtgtgttatcaaaatctttgcagaattatcttggtctaactctagtaattttcttaaaatactgcttaagtaacatcaatttcaaggacattgggtgttgacagccccataatatgggtgtaaaagcggttttatgacattttttcaacgattttaacaagtctacaaaaggttcggtttcggtttcggtcgaaactagagccaaagccgaacattcggtttcggtttcggtttcggcaaaaaaacatgtttcggtcggacactactaaaaataactgatgataatggtgtaaaataatttattttaaatacagtctaataccctattagtaacaataattaattatgagtgaatacgtgactattttttattgaatatataatcgtttttactactatggcggttaaaatcaAACGTGACTGCTTTCGATATTGCGGCAATAATGCATGCAGTTGGCAGTAacatcgcagtcggcagcagtattgcagcacgatattattatgtatttcattcctgtttcaaatgccaaaatccatttcgctgccagggtttttgacatttgaggcaataatgtagtcggcagtaatattgcagtcagcagcagtattgcagggcgatagtactgccttactgtttcaaatgccaaaatccatttcgctgccagggtttttgacatttgaggcaataatgtagtcggcagtaatattgcagtcagcagcagtattgcagggcgatagtactgccttactgtttcaaatgccaaaatccattttgctgccagggtttttgacatttgaggcaataatgtagtcggca
Coding sequences within it:
- the LOC134798033 gene encoding uncharacterized protein LOC134798033, which produces MVYEKEALFYTELAVNFERLYNKCKVPAEDRLYIPKYYGHLLDPYEEILALENLEAKGFKIFDRMKTFNWDYASTAVTELAKFHALGLALRDESPHEFTKLISRLKSDEPENQLNFYIKLALENGCKGLHDDYKERLHKFFYSTENLVELKKIKEDETLLIHGDFKTSNLMHRRRNGKLEIAPLDYQTFRVGNPVVDLMYFVFCGSDEKFRRFHYQRLMDHYFTQLTLALRQLHVDVEKVYPRETFDADLIKVRPLGLFLGLLMVGIVTVAPEEAPNLDSDINTIMQVKPNQIAVERISGIVRDFIRWGVL